In the genome of Mucisphaera calidilacus, one region contains:
- a CDS encoding Gfo/Idh/MocA family protein: MSDLQPLRVGLIGCGNISGAYLNHASDYSSMRIVACSDLNMEAAEAKAQEYGLESCGVDDLLGREDIDIVLNLTVPQAHAPVNMRALEAGKHAYCEKPFALSVAEAERALALASEKGLRLGCAPDTFLGGGHQACRKLIDEGAIGTPIAGLALMQTWGVESWHPNPDFYYLEGGGPAMDMGPYYVTALVNMLGPVAEVASMTRRSGERTCTSELHKGRKLKVEVETHLAGNLLFESGAIVTFIMSFDTAQSKHKFVEVHGTEGSLSVPDPNNFGGQVMLATRDSKEFEAVEVKHNYTENYRSLGLADMADGILKGRPHRASGALAAHVLEVLRGMHQAGGQSSAVKIMSRVERPAAMAEGLVTGELELV; the protein is encoded by the coding sequence ATGTCGGATCTTCAACCACTGCGTGTCGGGCTGATCGGGTGCGGGAACATTTCGGGTGCGTACCTGAATCATGCGTCTGATTATTCGTCGATGCGGATCGTGGCGTGCTCGGACCTGAACATGGAAGCGGCGGAGGCGAAGGCTCAGGAGTACGGGCTGGAGTCGTGCGGGGTGGATGATCTGCTGGGGCGTGAGGACATTGACATCGTGCTGAACCTGACGGTCCCTCAGGCGCACGCGCCGGTGAACATGAGGGCGTTGGAGGCGGGCAAGCACGCTTACTGCGAGAAGCCGTTTGCGTTGTCGGTGGCGGAGGCGGAGCGTGCGCTGGCGTTGGCGTCGGAGAAGGGGCTGCGTCTGGGGTGTGCGCCGGACACGTTTCTGGGGGGCGGTCATCAGGCGTGTCGGAAGCTGATTGATGAGGGAGCGATCGGGACGCCTATTGCGGGTTTGGCGTTGATGCAGACGTGGGGTGTGGAGAGCTGGCACCCGAACCCGGATTTCTATTACCTGGAGGGTGGCGGTCCTGCGATGGACATGGGGCCTTACTACGTGACGGCGCTGGTGAACATGCTGGGCCCGGTGGCGGAGGTGGCGTCGATGACCCGTCGATCGGGGGAGCGGACGTGCACGAGCGAGCTGCACAAGGGCCGGAAGCTGAAGGTGGAGGTGGAGACGCACCTGGCGGGGAACCTGTTGTTTGAGAGCGGTGCGATCGTGACGTTCATCATGAGTTTTGACACGGCTCAGTCGAAGCACAAGTTCGTCGAGGTGCACGGGACGGAGGGCTCGCTGAGCGTCCCGGACCCGAACAACTTTGGCGGTCAGGTGATGCTGGCGACGCGGGACTCGAAGGAATTCGAGGCGGTTGAGGTGAAGCACAACTACACCGAGAACTACCGGAGCCTGGGTCTGGCGGACATGGCGGACGGGATCCTCAAGGGTCGTCCGCATCGTGCGTCGGGCGCGTTGGCGGCGCACGTGCTGGAGGTGTTGCGTGGGATGCACCAGGCGGGCGGTCAGTCATCGGCGGTGAAGATTATGAGTCGCGTGGAGCGTCCGGCGGCGATGGCGGAGGGACTGGTGACGGGTGAGCTCGAGCTGGTCTGA
- a CDS encoding DUF3568 domain-containing protein encodes MNPPALRTLLPALLAAILLPLAGCTVTAVSAASVASIAAATATTAEKGFGAWAGSKFTYVDEADLTDMRWATESAIDRLQLNISKQSFDEKKATYRWKVRDADNDHLAKIKLKPLTPRMMVVTIDVGLFGNKPAGTLLASRIRDKLNQIKHAEGEEITNAPPSLQN; translated from the coding sequence GTGAACCCACCCGCCCTTCGCACCCTCCTCCCGGCACTCCTCGCCGCCATCCTCCTCCCTCTCGCCGGCTGCACCGTCACCGCCGTCTCCGCCGCCTCCGTCGCCTCCATCGCCGCCGCCACCGCCACCACCGCCGAAAAAGGCTTCGGGGCCTGGGCCGGCAGCAAATTCACCTACGTCGACGAGGCCGACCTCACCGACATGCGCTGGGCCACCGAGTCGGCCATCGACCGGCTCCAACTCAACATCAGCAAGCAGTCCTTCGACGAGAAAAAAGCCACCTACCGCTGGAAGGTCCGCGACGCCGACAACGACCACCTCGCGAAAATCAAACTCAAACCCCTCACGCCACGCATGATGGTCGTCACCATCGACGTCGGGCTCTTCGGCAACAAACCCGCCGGTACCCTCCTCGCCAGCCGCATCCGCGACAAACTCAACCAGATCAAGCACGCCGAGGGCGAGGAAATCACCAACGCACCCCCCTCCCTCCAGAATTGA
- a CDS encoding peptide ABC transporter substrate-binding protein, producing the protein MKTLTHTLLLTLTLLATLTACGPADEPQADADGKKQLIFISNQEHNARDPQRITWTQDIRLADCLFEPLVLADYTAMKLEPGTAEAWTVSEDLRTYTFTIRSDARWNNGEPVTAHDVAYAWQRAMLPDTTAGYAQLLFVIKGAHDFYDFRAAQAVAYAKADPSQRSAEDDYRKALEYFNQNVGIKTPDERTLVVTLTQPTPYFLDLAAFATFMPVHKKSIEAETTFVASTGQLSMDQRYWSDPDRLVTNGPYQLKQARFRQSNELTPNPHYWNRDAIKNSGVKEIIINDPGTALYSYQGGKAHYWPRVPSGTTAAELAANADNRNDVHLQTMAGTFFINANCEPHLSDGSDNPLADQRVRVALSMAIDRELIVNNVTRMHEPVAKTFIPPNAVAGYEPPAHAAPGYDPAAAKNLLAEAGYNDPATLTGLTLLYRSTDPGESLIAQTLSNMWQRKLGVTVKLEGLENRVVVERVINREYTLARGSWYGDYPDPTTWLDRLRKPVGKRANNASGWDHPPFDTLLNQAATERDTTQRLAMLRDAEAMMLEHQPMFFLYHYISLNLYDPARISGIQNNPWFRVRFQDVVVH; encoded by the coding sequence ATGAAAACCCTCACCCACACGCTCCTCCTGACCCTCACCCTCCTCGCCACACTCACCGCCTGCGGACCCGCCGACGAGCCCCAGGCCGACGCCGACGGCAAAAAACAGCTCATCTTCATCTCCAACCAGGAACACAACGCCCGCGACCCACAACGCATCACCTGGACGCAGGACATCCGACTCGCCGACTGCCTCTTCGAACCCCTCGTCCTCGCCGACTACACCGCCATGAAACTCGAGCCCGGCACCGCCGAGGCATGGACCGTCAGCGAAGACCTCCGCACCTACACCTTCACCATCCGAAGCGACGCTCGCTGGAACAACGGCGAACCCGTCACCGCACACGACGTCGCCTACGCCTGGCAACGCGCCATGCTCCCCGACACCACCGCCGGATACGCACAACTCCTCTTCGTCATCAAAGGCGCCCACGACTTCTACGACTTCCGCGCCGCACAGGCCGTCGCCTACGCCAAAGCCGACCCCAGCCAGCGATCCGCCGAAGACGACTACCGCAAAGCACTCGAGTACTTCAACCAGAACGTAGGCATCAAGACGCCCGACGAACGAACCCTCGTCGTTACCCTCACCCAGCCCACCCCCTACTTCCTCGACCTCGCCGCCTTCGCCACCTTCATGCCCGTCCACAAGAAAAGCATCGAGGCCGAAACCACCTTCGTCGCCTCCACCGGACAACTCAGCATGGACCAACGCTACTGGTCCGACCCCGACCGACTCGTCACCAACGGACCCTACCAGCTCAAGCAAGCACGCTTCCGCCAGAGCAACGAACTCACGCCCAACCCCCACTACTGGAACCGCGACGCCATCAAAAACTCAGGCGTCAAGGAAATCATCATCAACGACCCCGGCACCGCCCTCTACAGCTACCAGGGCGGCAAGGCACACTACTGGCCACGCGTACCCAGCGGAACCACCGCCGCCGAACTCGCCGCCAACGCCGATAACCGCAACGACGTCCACCTCCAGACCATGGCCGGCACCTTCTTCATCAACGCCAACTGCGAACCCCACCTCTCCGACGGCAGCGACAACCCCCTCGCCGACCAACGCGTCCGCGTCGCCCTCTCCATGGCCATCGACCGCGAACTCATCGTTAACAACGTCACACGCATGCACGAACCCGTCGCCAAAACCTTCATCCCGCCCAACGCCGTCGCCGGATACGAACCCCCCGCCCACGCCGCCCCGGGCTACGACCCCGCCGCCGCAAAAAACCTCCTCGCGGAAGCCGGCTACAACGACCCCGCCACCCTCACCGGACTCACACTCCTCTACCGATCCACCGACCCAGGCGAAAGCCTCATCGCCCAGACCCTCAGCAACATGTGGCAACGAAAACTCGGCGTCACAGTCAAGCTCGAAGGACTCGAGAACCGCGTCGTCGTCGAACGCGTCATCAACCGCGAGTACACCCTCGCACGAGGCTCCTGGTACGGCGACTACCCCGACCCCACCACCTGGCTCGACCGACTCCGCAAGCCCGTCGGCAAACGCGCCAACAACGCCAGCGGATGGGACCACCCCCCCTTCGACACCCTCCTCAACCAGGCCGCCACCGAACGCGACACCACCCAGAGACTCGCTATGCTCCGCGACGCCGAGGCCATGATGCTCGAACACCAGCCCATGTTCTTCCTCTACCACTACATCAGCCTCAACCTCTACGACCCCGCCAGAATCTCAGGCATCCAGAACAACCCCTGGTTCCGCGTCCGTTTCCAGGACGTCGTCGTCCACTGA
- a CDS encoding trypsin-like serine protease: protein MHAYTTTSLLVATLTASSSLAISIRDDRSEISHIQLAEQADYDAVGEIFATVAGLGTSACSATLITDQWALTAAHCIDGNDLRGNGVSHLRFLVEGQLRYVKQWIPHPQWADTDGSFTAGYDIGLIQLSTPITSVEPAPLFEQRVTPGQESVAVGYGIPGTGSTGTDQSADFGTKRAAVNSIDAMGAENFPFPLGFTLIEDWSSNIIATDFDEPGNPDASSIGSPFPLNLEGAITSGDSGGALFVTSNNQQQLAAVNSFSASFDDDPDGSYSDLSGFSRVWPHLDWIGYTILTESEAPGDYTSDGRIDDADIDFLFAEFNNPYITPANQFTIPNIELVLGTIADPRYDLTGDNKTNHADLHFLVNDLIGTTFGDLDLDGTVNLVDLSTLAENFGATDASWSQGDADGNGTVDLIDLSMLAPNFDTSPVPEPATLLPLLAILATRRRA from the coding sequence ATGCACGCGTACACCACGACCTCACTCCTCGTCGCCACCCTCACCGCCTCCTCCTCACTCGCCATCAGCATCCGCGACGACCGATCCGAGATCAGCCACATCCAGCTCGCCGAACAAGCCGACTACGACGCCGTCGGCGAGATCTTCGCCACCGTCGCCGGCCTCGGCACCAGCGCCTGCTCCGCAACCCTCATCACCGACCAGTGGGCACTCACCGCCGCACACTGCATCGACGGCAACGACCTCCGCGGCAACGGCGTCAGCCACCTGCGCTTCCTCGTCGAAGGACAGCTCCGCTACGTCAAGCAGTGGATCCCGCACCCCCAGTGGGCCGACACCGACGGCAGCTTCACCGCCGGCTACGACATCGGACTTATCCAGCTCTCCACACCCATCACCTCCGTCGAGCCCGCACCCCTCTTCGAACAACGCGTCACCCCCGGACAGGAATCCGTCGCCGTCGGCTACGGCATCCCGGGCACCGGCAGCACGGGCACCGACCAGAGCGCCGACTTCGGCACGAAACGCGCCGCCGTCAACAGCATCGACGCCATGGGCGCCGAGAACTTCCCCTTCCCCCTCGGCTTCACCCTCATCGAGGACTGGTCCTCCAACATCATCGCCACCGACTTCGACGAGCCCGGCAACCCCGACGCCTCCTCCATCGGCAGCCCCTTCCCCCTCAACCTCGAAGGCGCGATCACCTCAGGCGACTCGGGCGGAGCCCTCTTCGTCACCAGCAACAACCAGCAGCAACTCGCCGCCGTCAACTCCTTCTCCGCCAGCTTCGACGACGACCCCGACGGCTCCTACTCAGACCTCTCCGGCTTCTCACGCGTCTGGCCACACCTCGACTGGATCGGCTACACCATCCTCACCGAGTCCGAAGCCCCGGGCGACTACACCTCCGACGGACGCATCGACGACGCCGACATCGACTTCCTCTTCGCCGAATTCAACAACCCCTACATCACGCCCGCCAACCAGTTCACCATCCCCAACATCGAACTCGTCCTCGGCACCATCGCCGACCCACGCTACGACCTCACCGGCGACAACAAGACCAACCACGCCGACCTCCACTTCCTCGTCAACGACCTCATCGGGACAACCTTCGGCGACCTCGACCTCGACGGCACCGTCAACCTCGTCGACCTCTCCACACTCGCCGAAAACTTCGGTGCGACCGACGCCTCATGGTCCCAAGGCGACGCCGACGGCAACGGCACCGTCGACCTCATTGACCTCTCCATGCTCGCACCCAACTTCGACACCTCACCCGTCCCCGAGCCCGCCACCCTGCTCCCGCTGCTCGCGATCCTCGCCACCCGCCGACGCGCATGA
- a CDS encoding citrate synthase has product MTQTASKTAQITIGEQSYEAPLVVGSEGEVGLDITGLRGATKAITLDEGYRNTGACESNITFINPEKGILRHRGYPIEQIAEKLSFIETALLLFEGEVPSPDRLKRFSDLLTANEMLHEGVRQFFDGFPSTGHPMAILSAMINTVSCYQPDVMELEDEDTFDVSAAQLISKVRTVAAAAYKMSIGHPIMYPDPNLSYCANFLHMMFSIPKKVYEPDQDIVDALNLFFILHADHEQNCSTSTVRLVGSSQANLFASCAAGVCALWGPLHGGANVAIMNQLQELHSTKMDLGKFIEGVKQKEYRLFGFGHPVYKSFDPRAKILSAAADRVLAKLGVNDPLLELARRLEDVALNDDYFVSRNLYPNVDFYSGIILRAIGIPVNMFTVMFAIGRMPGWIAHWKEVRDRKSKIYRPRQIYTGPTERSLA; this is encoded by the coding sequence ATGACTCAGACAGCATCCAAGACGGCTCAGATTACGATCGGCGAACAGTCTTACGAAGCGCCCCTGGTTGTGGGGTCGGAGGGCGAGGTTGGTCTTGACATCACGGGTCTTCGTGGTGCGACCAAGGCGATCACACTCGACGAGGGGTACCGGAACACGGGTGCGTGCGAGTCGAACATCACGTTCATCAACCCCGAGAAGGGGATCCTTCGTCACCGGGGTTACCCGATCGAGCAGATCGCGGAGAAGCTGAGTTTCATCGAGACGGCGTTGCTGCTGTTCGAGGGCGAGGTGCCGTCGCCTGATCGTCTCAAGCGGTTCTCTGATTTGCTGACGGCGAACGAGATGCTGCACGAGGGTGTGCGTCAGTTCTTCGACGGCTTCCCGTCGACGGGTCACCCGATGGCGATTCTCTCGGCGATGATCAACACGGTGTCGTGCTATCAGCCGGACGTGATGGAGTTGGAGGACGAGGACACGTTCGACGTGTCGGCGGCTCAGCTGATCTCGAAGGTTCGGACGGTGGCGGCGGCGGCGTACAAGATGTCGATCGGCCATCCGATCATGTATCCCGATCCGAATCTCTCGTACTGTGCGAACTTCCTGCATATGATGTTCTCGATCCCGAAGAAGGTGTATGAGCCGGATCAGGACATTGTTGATGCGTTGAACCTGTTCTTCATCCTGCACGCGGACCACGAGCAGAACTGTTCGACGTCGACGGTGCGTCTGGTGGGCTCTTCGCAGGCGAACCTGTTTGCGAGTTGTGCGGCGGGCGTCTGTGCGCTGTGGGGTCCGCTGCACGGCGGCGCGAACGTGGCGATCATGAATCAGCTGCAGGAGCTGCACAGCACGAAGATGGATCTGGGCAAGTTCATCGAGGGTGTGAAGCAGAAGGAGTATCGTCTGTTTGGTTTCGGACACCCGGTGTACAAGAGTTTTGACCCGCGTGCGAAGATCCTGAGTGCCGCTGCGGACCGTGTTCTGGCGAAGCTGGGCGTGAATGATCCGCTGCTTGAGTTGGCGCGACGTCTTGAGGACGTGGCGTTGAATGACGACTACTTCGTGTCGCGGAACCTGTACCCGAACGTGGACTTCTACTCGGGCATTATTCTTCGCGCGATCGGCATCCCGGTGAACATGTTCACGGTGATGTTCGCGATCGGTCGTATGCCCGGCTGGATCGCGCACTGGAAGGAAGTGCGTGATCGCAAGAGCAAGATCTACCGTCCGCGTCAGATCTACACGGGTCCGACGGAGCGTAGCCTTGCGTGA
- a CDS encoding GNAT family N-acetyltransferase, which yields MALRLVHKAFDDLSVRELHDAYRLRVDVFVCEQGITGEPEIDAKDPGAVFVLAYEGDRLVGTGRVLGLTGAGVVRVGRLCVAADCRGRGVGGALLGCVDALVGDRVAELHAQAHLENWYGRFGWERRGEVFSEAGIEHLRMVKSCISKG from the coding sequence GTGGCGCTCCGGCTGGTGCACAAGGCGTTTGATGATCTGAGCGTGCGGGAGCTTCACGACGCGTACCGGTTGCGTGTCGATGTGTTTGTGTGTGAGCAGGGGATTACGGGGGAGCCGGAGATCGATGCGAAGGATCCGGGTGCGGTGTTTGTGCTGGCGTACGAGGGAGATCGTCTGGTGGGTACGGGGCGGGTTCTGGGGTTGACGGGAGCGGGTGTGGTGCGTGTGGGTCGGCTGTGCGTGGCGGCGGATTGTCGGGGTCGTGGTGTGGGTGGTGCGCTGCTCGGATGTGTGGATGCGCTGGTGGGTGATCGTGTTGCGGAGTTGCATGCGCAGGCGCATCTCGAAAATTGGTACGGGCGATTTGGGTGGGAGCGTCGGGGTGAGGTGTTTTCTGAGGCGGGAATCGAACATTTGCGGATGGTCAAGTCTTGTATAAGTAAGGGTTAG
- the atpA gene encoding F0F1 ATP synthase subunit alpha — MKINTDEITSVIKQEVERYASELEVSQVGQVIEVGDGIARIYGLSQVQAAEMLEFELGDGTKVRGQAMNLEQDIVGAVIFGDYLKIKEGMTVRSTGQLLSVPVGPGLLGRVVNGLGEPIDGKGPLQNVEMRKVDIIAPGIAARQPVTQPLQFGVKSVDAMIPVGRGQRELIIGDRKTGKTALALDAILNQKETHGENSADGPVYCVYVAVGQKESTVAGVVETLRQHGALDYSVVVAASASDPAPMQYIAPYAGCAMGEYFMWKGDHALCVYDDLSKQATAYRQLSLLLRRPPGREAYPGDVFYLHSRLLERATKLSDENGGGSLTALPIIETQEGDVSAYIPTNVISITDGQIYLEPDLFFAGVRPAVNVGISVSRVGGNAQIKAMKEVAGSLRLDLAAYRELEAFAQLGTDLDKATQRQLDRGARMVELLKQPQYVPMDAYDQIIQIFAGTKGYLDSLTDAQVQDFAKDLVDYFRGAGKSLRDRLVEERTFKKGLGEELSQAIETFKSGWQPKG; from the coding sequence ATGAAGATCAACACCGACGAGATCACGAGCGTTATCAAGCAGGAAGTCGAGCGTTACGCGAGCGAGCTCGAGGTTTCGCAGGTCGGGCAGGTCATCGAGGTGGGTGACGGTATTGCCCGCATCTACGGCCTGTCGCAGGTTCAGGCGGCGGAGATGCTGGAGTTCGAGCTCGGCGACGGGACGAAGGTCCGCGGTCAGGCGATGAACCTCGAGCAGGACATCGTGGGTGCGGTCATCTTCGGTGACTACCTGAAGATCAAGGAGGGGATGACGGTTCGTTCGACGGGTCAGCTGCTGTCGGTGCCTGTGGGCCCGGGGCTGCTGGGTCGTGTGGTGAACGGTCTGGGCGAGCCGATCGACGGCAAGGGCCCGCTTCAGAACGTCGAGATGCGGAAGGTGGACATCATTGCGCCGGGCATCGCGGCGCGTCAGCCGGTGACTCAGCCGCTTCAGTTCGGCGTGAAGTCGGTGGACGCGATGATCCCGGTGGGGCGTGGTCAGCGAGAGCTGATTATCGGTGACCGCAAGACGGGCAAGACGGCGTTGGCGCTGGACGCGATCCTGAACCAGAAGGAGACGCACGGCGAGAACTCGGCGGACGGCCCGGTTTACTGCGTGTACGTGGCGGTGGGTCAGAAGGAGTCGACGGTGGCAGGCGTGGTGGAGACGCTGCGTCAGCACGGCGCGTTGGATTACTCGGTGGTGGTGGCGGCGTCGGCGTCGGACCCGGCCCCGATGCAGTACATCGCTCCGTACGCGGGCTGCGCGATGGGCGAGTATTTCATGTGGAAGGGTGATCACGCTTTGTGCGTGTATGACGACCTTTCGAAGCAGGCGACGGCTTATCGCCAGTTGTCGCTTCTGCTGCGTCGTCCGCCGGGGCGTGAGGCGTATCCCGGTGACGTCTTCTACCTGCACTCGCGTCTGCTGGAGCGTGCGACCAAGCTGAGTGATGAGAATGGCGGCGGTTCGCTGACGGCGTTGCCGATCATCGAGACGCAGGAGGGTGACGTTTCGGCGTACATCCCGACGAACGTGATCTCGATCACGGACGGCCAGATCTATCTGGAGCCGGATTTGTTCTTTGCGGGCGTTCGTCCTGCGGTGAACGTGGGTATTTCGGTGTCGCGTGTGGGTGGTAACGCTCAGATCAAGGCGATGAAGGAGGTGGCGGGTTCGCTTCGTCTGGACCTGGCTGCTTACCGCGAGCTGGAGGCGTTTGCTCAGCTGGGCACGGACCTGGACAAGGCGACGCAGCGTCAGCTGGATCGTGGTGCCCGGATGGTGGAGCTGCTGAAGCAGCCGCAATACGTGCCGATGGATGCTTACGACCAGATCATCCAGATCTTTGCGGGCACGAAGGGGTATCTGGATTCGCTGACGGACGCGCAGGTGCAGGACTTTGCGAAGGACCTGGTGGATTATTTCCGCGGTGCGGGCAAGTCGCTGCGTGATCGTCTGGTGGAGGAGAGGACGTTCAAGAAGGGTCTGGGCGAGGAGTTGAGCCAGGCGATCGAGACGTTCAAGAGCGGCTGGCAGCCGAAGGGCTGA
- the atpH gene encoding ATP synthase F1 subunit delta produces MPQPVEDTVVHAGARVYARALLDLADHQGALDEVVLELRPLLELIDADVSGFRRVLDSQLLGMREREQILERVFRGRVHDLIYRFVQVVNRKGRLADLREMFVAALTIHRERRGIEQVTVTLAFEPDDAMRSDLERKLSESLGCGVSLAVEVDPSLLGGMVTRIGDRQIDASVASRLRRMNYQMMDAGRARAREAVAEAG; encoded by the coding sequence GTGCCTCAGCCTGTAGAAGATACGGTCGTCCATGCCGGTGCCCGGGTTTATGCGCGGGCGCTGCTGGACTTGGCGGATCATCAGGGTGCGTTGGACGAGGTGGTGCTTGAGCTTCGGCCCCTGCTCGAGCTGATCGACGCGGACGTGTCGGGTTTTCGCCGGGTGCTGGACAGCCAGTTGCTGGGGATGCGCGAGCGTGAGCAGATCCTGGAGCGTGTGTTCCGTGGCCGGGTGCACGACCTGATTTACCGTTTTGTGCAGGTGGTGAACCGGAAGGGTCGGCTGGCGGATCTGCGTGAGATGTTTGTGGCGGCGTTGACGATTCATCGCGAGCGTCGCGGCATTGAGCAGGTGACGGTGACGCTTGCGTTTGAGCCGGACGACGCGATGCGTTCGGATCTTGAGCGGAAGCTGTCGGAGTCGCTGGGGTGTGGTGTTTCGCTGGCGGTGGAGGTGGATCCTTCGCTGCTGGGCGGGATGGTGACGCGGATCGGGGATCGTCAGATTGATGCGAGCGTGGCGAGTCGTCTGCGTCGCATGAACTACCAGATGATGGATGCAGGTCGGGCGCGGGCCCGCGAAGCTGTTGCAGAGGCCGGATGA
- the atpF gene encoding F0F1 ATP synthase subunit B, whose product MFRTLVVATMPLLMSASLFAAEKAGEHGDGHGSPGVTDFDPMTYVWQLILFGVLFAVLYFFVWPHVLGGLQAREEKMRGDLKQAEDAAREATAKAEELEVRLREAHQEAQKLIDEARGEAQRAAASVKAAADAEIARTKERAESDIRVAKEQAVAELYEQTAVLATQVAGRILQREISVEDQRQLIDESLGQLKQQAERN is encoded by the coding sequence ATGTTCCGAACGCTGGTTGTAGCGACGATGCCTTTGTTGATGTCGGCGAGTCTGTTCGCGGCGGAGAAGGCTGGCGAGCATGGCGACGGTCACGGTTCGCCTGGCGTCACGGATTTCGATCCGATGACGTACGTGTGGCAGCTGATCCTTTTTGGTGTGCTGTTCGCGGTGCTTTACTTCTTTGTCTGGCCGCACGTTCTGGGCGGTCTTCAGGCCCGCGAGGAGAAGATGCGTGGTGATCTGAAGCAGGCGGAGGATGCGGCGCGTGAGGCGACGGCGAAGGCCGAGGAGCTCGAGGTTCGTCTGCGTGAGGCCCATCAGGAGGCTCAGAAGCTGATTGATGAGGCGCGTGGCGAGGCTCAGCGAGCGGCGGCGTCGGTGAAGGCTGCGGCGGACGCGGAGATTGCGCGGACCAAGGAGCGGGCCGAGTCGGACATCCGGGTCGCGAAGGAGCAGGCCGTGGCTGAGTTGTATGAGCAGACGGCGGTCCTGGCGACGCAGGTGGCGGGTCGGATTCTTCAGCGTGAGATCTCGGTGGAGGATCAGCGTCAGCTGATTGATGAGTCGCTTGGCCAGCTCAAGCAGCAGGCGGAGCGGAACTGA
- the atpE gene encoding ATP synthase F0 subunit C produces MLESIYMLAQEGGSLTGMGIGLGFGLTVLGAGLGIGRIGGSAVEGIARQPEASGTIGTNMIIAAALVEGLGVISMGLLAFVVLGN; encoded by the coding sequence ATGTTGGAATCGATCTATATGCTGGCACAGGAAGGCGGCAGCCTGACGGGTATGGGTATTGGTCTGGGCTTCGGCCTGACGGTGCTGGGTGCCGGTCTGGGCATTGGCCGGATCGGCGGTTCGGCGGTTGAGGGCATTGCGCGTCAGCCCGAGGCGAGCGGCACGATCGGTACGAACATGATTATCGCTGCGGCTCTGGTTGAGGGTCTTGGCGTGATTTCGATGGGTCTGCTGGCCTTCGTGGTTCTGGGCAACTGA
- a CDS encoding AtpZ/AtpI family protein, with product MAEEDRRRLWALAGSGLEFGLAAVVLAGVGFWLDGHWGTRPLWSMTGLVVGVMGGLYLLVKKAIALNQEAERDRRHGEGGGGDG from the coding sequence ATGGCCGAGGAAGATCGTCGTCGTTTGTGGGCATTGGCGGGTTCGGGGCTGGAGTTTGGTCTGGCGGCGGTGGTGCTGGCGGGTGTGGGTTTCTGGTTGGATGGGCATTGGGGGACGCGTCCTTTGTGGTCGATGACGGGTCTGGTGGTGGGGGTGATGGGCGGGTTGTATCTGCTGGTGAAGAAGGCGATTGCGTTGAATCAGGAAGCGGAGCGTGATCGCAGGCATGGGGAGGGTGGAGGCGGTGATGGTTGA
- the atpG gene encoding ATP synthase F1 subunit gamma, producing MASNSRELKTRMKAVRNIQRITKTMQMIATARFQAMQRRATEAKAYSAGIESMVGRLAASVAGSGEITDPLLSEPAVSPRRELLLIVTSNRGLCGGYNGNVLRAAHQYLRAATCPVDVELIGRKGQVYCKFNHIEVGAFHSEIGDTPEYAAVEALADDYMERYASGAYDRVSVVSMAFEKMSRQYPEVAQLLPIKQVSGEDEGASGEGSGVVYEYSPEPEALLAELLPVTVRTSLFQRLNEAVVSEQIARMIAMKSATDSAGKMGKSLKRLYNRARQTQITTELNEIISGAAALN from the coding sequence ATGGCGAGTAACAGTCGGGAATTGAAGACGCGTATGAAGGCGGTCCGCAACATCCAGCGGATCACGAAGACGATGCAGATGATCGCGACGGCGCGGTTTCAGGCGATGCAGCGTCGGGCGACGGAGGCGAAGGCATATTCGGCCGGCATCGAGTCGATGGTGGGCCGGCTGGCGGCGAGCGTGGCGGGATCGGGTGAGATCACCGATCCGCTGCTGTCGGAGCCGGCGGTGTCGCCCAGGCGTGAGCTCCTGCTGATCGTGACCTCAAACCGTGGTCTTTGCGGGGGTTACAACGGTAACGTGCTGCGTGCGGCCCATCAGTATCTGCGTGCGGCGACGTGTCCGGTGGACGTGGAGCTGATCGGGCGTAAGGGTCAGGTGTATTGCAAGTTCAACCACATCGAGGTGGGTGCGTTCCATTCGGAGATCGGGGACACGCCTGAGTACGCGGCGGTGGAGGCGTTGGCGGACGATTACATGGAGCGGTATGCGTCGGGGGCGTACGACCGGGTTTCGGTGGTGTCGATGGCGTTCGAGAAGATGTCGCGTCAGTACCCGGAGGTGGCTCAGTTGCTGCCGATCAAGCAGGTGTCGGGTGAGGATGAGGGAGCGTCGGGCGAGGGTTCGGGTGTGGTTTACGAGTATTCGCCTGAGCCGGAGGCGTTGCTGGCGGAGTTGCTGCCTGTGACGGTTCGGACGTCGCTTTTCCAGCGTTTGAACGAGGCGGTGGTGAGTGAGCAGATTGCGCGGATGATCGCGATGAAGTCGGCGACGGACTCGGCGGGCAAGATGGGCAAGTCGCTGAAGCGGCTTTACAACCGTGCGCGTCAGACGCAGATCACGACGGAGCTGAACGAGATCATCAGCGGTGCGGCGGCGTTGAACTAG